In one window of Oncorhynchus gorbuscha isolate QuinsamMale2020 ecotype Even-year linkage group LG23, OgorEven_v1.0, whole genome shotgun sequence DNA:
- the LOC124011199 gene encoding forkhead box protein N2-like isoform X2, whose amino-acid sequence MESDTHTLPPLPTSLYPTTLYQSPPFSSLLQTSSTVHVSLPLSPLSIPPCPTWLSPTAPVSIHLKTESLSPLLDSLSPPQFLDGQNLHCLNSPTTSDQDDLTCLNWLHQRGNLLPLQPLPKTTPLPQLETQDPIPTQHHLSSPSKPPYSFSSLIFMAIEYSPDKRLPVKGIYDWILNSFPYYRAAPGGWRNSVRHNLSLSKSFCRIHRDKNQSVGKGSLWCVCPEYRSSLLEVLRKTQYYHSTNSNLLNNPALLEGADYGVSMVCDTVAISALTSDNPPLSSNPPCPLTPDHEELVNMEAVEYEEEVGEEMEKDPLSDSGYIEFHYYQYHQYQYLVLPGDTELDLETVEILQLDAEAQEAAGSLLDLAGGGH is encoded by the exons atggagagtgacacTCACACACTGCCACCCCTTCCTACATCTCTTTATCCCACCACTCTCTACCAGTCCccgcctttctcctctcttctgcagACTTCTTCCACTGTCCATGtttcactccctctgtctcctctgtcgaTTCCACCATGCCCTACTTGGCTTTCCCCCACAGCCCCAGTTTCCATTCACCTCAAGACtgaatctctctcccctcttttagACTCCCTGTCCCCCCCTCAGTTCCTTGACGGACAAAACTTACACTGCCTCAACTCTCCAACCACATCTGACCAAGATGACTTGACCTGCCTCAACTGGTTACATCAAAGAGGCAATTTGCTTCCCCTGCAGCCCTTGCCCAAAACGACACCACTGCCCCAGCTGGAAACCCAGGATCCCATACCTACCCAACACCACCTTTCCTCCCCATCCAAGCCCCCTTACTCCTTCAGCAGTCTAATCTTCATGGCGATAGAATACTCGCCAGACAAGAGGCTCCCAGTGAAGGGTATCTATGACTGGATATTGAACAGCTTCCCCTACTACAGAGCAGCACCTGGGGGGTGGAGAAACTCTGTTCGGCACAACCTGTCTCTGAGTAAGAGCTTCTGTCGGATTCACAGGGACAAGAACCAG TCTGTGGGGAAGGGCTCACTGTGGTGCGTGTGTCCAGAATATCGATCCTCTCTTCTGGAGGTGCTTAGGAAGACCCAGTATTACCATAGCACTAACAGCAACTTACTAAACAACCCTGCATT ATTGGAGGGAGCTGATTATGGAGTATCTATGGTGTGTGACACTGTGGCGATCTCAG cctTGACCTCAGacaacccacctctctcctcaAATCCACCTTGCCCTCTGACCCCTGACCACGAGGAGCTTGTCAATATGGAGGCAGTGGAATATGAGGAAGAGGTTGgtgaggagatggagaaagaccccCTGTCAGACAGCGGCTACATAGAGTTCCATTACTACCAGTATCATCAGTACCAGTATCTGGTCCTACCCGGGGACACGGAACTAGATTTGGAGACTGTAGAGATCCTGCAGCTGGATGCTGAGGCCCAAGAGGCTGCTGGGTCACTTCTGGACCTGGCAGGGGGTGGACATTAG
- the LOC124011199 gene encoding forkhead box protein N2-like isoform X1 has product MESDTHTLPPLPTSLYPTTLYQSPPFSSLLQTSSTVHVSLPLSPLSIPPCPTWLSPTAPVSIHLKTESLSPLLDSLSPPQFLDGQNLHCLNSPTTSDQDDLTCLNWLHQRGNLLPLQPLPKTTPLPQLETQDPIPTQHHLSSPSKPPYSFSSLIFMAIEYSPDKRLPVKGIYDWILNSFPYYRAAPGGWRNSVRHNLSLSKSFCRIHRDKNQSVGKGSLWCVCPEYRSSLLEVLRKTQYYHSTNSNLLNNPALLEGADYGVSMVCDTVAISDSLFQTLLLSSPSPPALTSDNPPLSSNPPCPLTPDHEELVNMEAVEYEEEVGEEMEKDPLSDSGYIEFHYYQYHQYQYLVLPGDTELDLETVEILQLDAEAQEAAGSLLDLAGGGH; this is encoded by the exons atggagagtgacacTCACACACTGCCACCCCTTCCTACATCTCTTTATCCCACCACTCTCTACCAGTCCccgcctttctcctctcttctgcagACTTCTTCCACTGTCCATGtttcactccctctgtctcctctgtcgaTTCCACCATGCCCTACTTGGCTTTCCCCCACAGCCCCAGTTTCCATTCACCTCAAGACtgaatctctctcccctcttttagACTCCCTGTCCCCCCCTCAGTTCCTTGACGGACAAAACTTACACTGCCTCAACTCTCCAACCACATCTGACCAAGATGACTTGACCTGCCTCAACTGGTTACATCAAAGAGGCAATTTGCTTCCCCTGCAGCCCTTGCCCAAAACGACACCACTGCCCCAGCTGGAAACCCAGGATCCCATACCTACCCAACACCACCTTTCCTCCCCATCCAAGCCCCCTTACTCCTTCAGCAGTCTAATCTTCATGGCGATAGAATACTCGCCAGACAAGAGGCTCCCAGTGAAGGGTATCTATGACTGGATATTGAACAGCTTCCCCTACTACAGAGCAGCACCTGGGGGGTGGAGAAACTCTGTTCGGCACAACCTGTCTCTGAGTAAGAGCTTCTGTCGGATTCACAGGGACAAGAACCAG TCTGTGGGGAAGGGCTCACTGTGGTGCGTGTGTCCAGAATATCGATCCTCTCTTCTGGAGGTGCTTAGGAAGACCCAGTATTACCATAGCACTAACAGCAACTTACTAAACAACCCTGCATT ATTGGAGGGAGCTGATTATGGAGTATCTATGGTGTGTGACACTGTGGCGATCTCAG ATTCCCTTTTTCaaacccttctcctctcctccccctctcccccagcctTGACCTCAGacaacccacctctctcctcaAATCCACCTTGCCCTCTGACCCCTGACCACGAGGAGCTTGTCAATATGGAGGCAGTGGAATATGAGGAAGAGGTTGgtgaggagatggagaaagaccccCTGTCAGACAGCGGCTACATAGAGTTCCATTACTACCAGTATCATCAGTACCAGTATCTGGTCCTACCCGGGGACACGGAACTAGATTTGGAGACTGTAGAGATCCTGCAGCTGGATGCTGAGGCCCAAGAGGCTGCTGGGTCACTTCTGGACCTGGCAGGGGGTGGACATTAG
- the LOC124011259 gene encoding protein YIF1A-like has translation MDLPHHGYRASAKPRARAAPPAGDPLLFDDTSSAAPPMNSQGFYTPGYNMGGAPAGGPGGAGVNNLFADPMASAAMIYGSSLANQGKDIVNKEISRYVSVNKLKYFFAVDSKYVMKKLLLLMFPYTHQDWEVRYHRDTPLTPRHDVNAPDLYIPSMAFITYILLAGMALGIQNRFSPEVLGLCASTALVWVVIEVLVMLLSLYLLTVHSDLSTFDLIAYSGYKYVGMIFTVLGGLLFGSDGYFVALAWSSCALMFFIVRSLKMKILSSLSHDSMGAGASAKPRLRLYITVATAAFQPIIIYWLTSHLVR, from the exons ATGGACCTTCCACATCATGGCTACCGAGCAAGTG CAAAGCCAAGAGCCCGTGCAGCTCCCCCCGCTGGGGACCCTCTCCTCTTTGACGATACCAGTTCGGCAGCACCACCAATGAACAGTCAGGGTTTCTACACCCCTGGGTACAACATGGGAGGGGCTCCAGCTGGAGGGCCAGGAGGTGCTGGggtcaacaacctgtttgctgaCCCAATGGCCAGTGCAGCCATGATATATGGCTCTTCCCTGGCCAACCAGGGAAAGGATATTGTCAACAAGGAG ATCAGCAGGTACGTGTCTGTGAACAAGCTGAAGTATTTCTTTGCCGTCGACAGCAAATATGTAATGAAGAAACTTCTGCTCCTCATGTTCCCATACACACACCAG GACTGGGAAGTTCGTTACCACAGAGACACTCCTCTCACACCCAGGCATGACGTGAATGCACCCGACCTTTACATACCTT CAATGGCTTTCATCACCTACATTTTGCTTGCTGGGATGGCCCTTGGCATTCAGAACAG GTTCAGTCCAGAAGTCCTTGGTTTGTGTGCCAGCACTGCTTTGGTGTGGGTCGTTATAGAGGTCTTGGTCATGTTGTTGAGTCTCTACCTTCTCACGGTTCACTCTGACCTATCCACGTTTGACCTCATTGCCTACAGTGGATACAAATATGTGGG GATGATTTTCACAGTGCTGGGTGGTCTGCTGTTTGGCAGTGATGGTTACTTCGTGGCTCTCGCCTGGTCATCGTGTGCTCTTATGTTTTTCATT GTCCGTTCTCTCAAAATGAAgattctgtcatctctctcccaTGACTCCATGGGGGCTGGGGCGAGTGCCAAACCAAGACTCCGCTTGTACATCACCGTGGCCACCGCCGcctttcagccaatcatcatcTACTGGCTCACCTCACATCTGGTCAGGTGA
- the LOC124011199 gene encoding forkhead box protein N3-like isoform X3, with protein sequence MESDTHTLPPLPTSLYPTTLYQSPPFSSLLQTSSTVHVSLPLSPLSIPPCPTWLSPTAPVSIHLKTESLSPLLDSLSPPQFLDGQNLHCLNSPTTSDQDDLTCLNWLHQRGNLLPLQPLPKTTPLPQLETQDPIPTQHHLSSPSKPPYSFSSLIFMAIEYSPDKRLPVKGIYDWILNSFPYYRAAPGGWRNSVRHNLSLSKSFCRIHRDKNQSVGKGSLWCVCPEYRSSLLEVLRKTQYYHSTNSNLLNNPALLEGADYGVSMP encoded by the exons atggagagtgacacTCACACACTGCCACCCCTTCCTACATCTCTTTATCCCACCACTCTCTACCAGTCCccgcctttctcctctcttctgcagACTTCTTCCACTGTCCATGtttcactccctctgtctcctctgtcgaTTCCACCATGCCCTACTTGGCTTTCCCCCACAGCCCCAGTTTCCATTCACCTCAAGACtgaatctctctcccctcttttagACTCCCTGTCCCCCCCTCAGTTCCTTGACGGACAAAACTTACACTGCCTCAACTCTCCAACCACATCTGACCAAGATGACTTGACCTGCCTCAACTGGTTACATCAAAGAGGCAATTTGCTTCCCCTGCAGCCCTTGCCCAAAACGACACCACTGCCCCAGCTGGAAACCCAGGATCCCATACCTACCCAACACCACCTTTCCTCCCCATCCAAGCCCCCTTACTCCTTCAGCAGTCTAATCTTCATGGCGATAGAATACTCGCCAGACAAGAGGCTCCCAGTGAAGGGTATCTATGACTGGATATTGAACAGCTTCCCCTACTACAGAGCAGCACCTGGGGGGTGGAGAAACTCTGTTCGGCACAACCTGTCTCTGAGTAAGAGCTTCTGTCGGATTCACAGGGACAAGAACCAG TCTGTGGGGAAGGGCTCACTGTGGTGCGTGTGTCCAGAATATCGATCCTCTCTTCTGGAGGTGCTTAGGAAGACCCAGTATTACCATAGCACTAACAGCAACTTACTAAACAACCCTGCATT ATTGGAGGGAGCTGATTATGGAGTATCTATG cctTGA
- the LOC124011199 gene encoding forkhead box protein N3-like isoform X4, whose amino-acid sequence MAIEYSPDKRLPVKGIYDWILNSFPYYRAAPGGWRNSVRHNLSLSKSFCRIHRDKNQSVGKGSLWCVCPEYRSSLLEVLRKTQYYHSTNSNLLNNPALLEGADYGVSMVCDTVAISDSLFQTLLLSSPSPPALTSDNPPLSSNPPCPLTPDHEELVNMEAVEYEEEVGEEMEKDPLSDSGYIEFHYYQYHQYQYLVLPGDTELDLETVEILQLDAEAQEAAGSLLDLAGGGH is encoded by the exons ATGGCGATAGAATACTCGCCAGACAAGAGGCTCCCAGTGAAGGGTATCTATGACTGGATATTGAACAGCTTCCCCTACTACAGAGCAGCACCTGGGGGGTGGAGAAACTCTGTTCGGCACAACCTGTCTCTGAGTAAGAGCTTCTGTCGGATTCACAGGGACAAGAACCAG TCTGTGGGGAAGGGCTCACTGTGGTGCGTGTGTCCAGAATATCGATCCTCTCTTCTGGAGGTGCTTAGGAAGACCCAGTATTACCATAGCACTAACAGCAACTTACTAAACAACCCTGCATT ATTGGAGGGAGCTGATTATGGAGTATCTATGGTGTGTGACACTGTGGCGATCTCAG ATTCCCTTTTTCaaacccttctcctctcctccccctctcccccagcctTGACCTCAGacaacccacctctctcctcaAATCCACCTTGCCCTCTGACCCCTGACCACGAGGAGCTTGTCAATATGGAGGCAGTGGAATATGAGGAAGAGGTTGgtgaggagatggagaaagaccccCTGTCAGACAGCGGCTACATAGAGTTCCATTACTACCAGTATCATCAGTACCAGTATCTGGTCCTACCCGGGGACACGGAACTAGATTTGGAGACTGTAGAGATCCTGCAGCTGGATGCTGAGGCCCAAGAGGCTGCTGGGTCACTTCTGGACCTGGCAGGGGGTGGACATTAG